From the Streptomyces sp. Tu 2975 genome, one window contains:
- the tkt gene encoding transketolase: MSTKPTTTDLEWTALDQRAVDTVRVLAMDSVQKVGNGHPGTAMSLAPAAYVLFQKLMRHDPADADWTGRDRFVLSAGHSSLTLYIQLYLAGYGLELDDLKAFRTWGSKTPGHPEYGHTTGVETTTGPLGQGVANAVGMAMAARYERGLFDPDAEPGTSPFDHTVWCIAGDGCLQEGISAEASSLAGHQKLGNLVLLWDDNHISIEGDTETAVSEDTLQRYEAYGWHVQRVQQLENGDLDPVGLYNALKAAQAETERPSFIAARSIIAWPAPHAQNTEAAHGSALGDEEVAATKRVLGFDPEQSFEVSDEVLDHTRGALDRGREARGEWEKTFAAWRTAHPERAAEFDRIRSGELPEGWEDALPEFETGKGVATRAASGKVLQALGAVVPELWGGSADLAGSNNTTIDKTSSFLPAGNPLPEADPYGRTIHFGIREHAMAAVMNGIALHGNTRVYGGTFLVFSDYMRNAVRLSALMHLPVTYVWTHDSIGLGEDGPTHQPVEHLASLRAIPGLNIVRPADANETAIAWREILKRYTKEFGKGAPHGLALTRQGVPTYECNEDAAKGGYVLLEAEGGDAQVVLIGTGSEVQLAVGAREQLQAAGIPARVVSMPSVEWFEEQDQGYRDSVLPPSLKARVAVEAGIGLTWHRYVGDAGRIVSLEHFGASADGKVLFREFGFTAEAVAAAARESIEAAAR; this comes from the coding sequence GTGAGCACCAAGCCGACCACCACAGACCTCGAGTGGACCGCGTTGGACCAGCGGGCAGTCGACACCGTCCGCGTCCTGGCCATGGATTCCGTACAGAAGGTCGGCAACGGCCATCCGGGTACGGCCATGAGCCTGGCCCCCGCCGCGTATGTGCTCTTCCAGAAGCTGATGCGGCACGACCCCGCGGACGCCGACTGGACCGGCCGTGACCGGTTCGTCCTGTCCGCCGGCCACTCGTCGCTGACGCTCTACATCCAGCTCTACCTGGCGGGCTACGGCCTGGAGCTGGACGATCTGAAGGCGTTCCGCACCTGGGGCTCTAAGACCCCCGGTCACCCCGAGTACGGGCACACCACGGGCGTCGAGACGACGACGGGGCCGCTCGGCCAGGGTGTCGCCAACGCCGTGGGCATGGCCATGGCCGCCCGCTACGAGCGCGGCCTGTTCGACCCGGACGCCGAGCCCGGCACGTCCCCCTTCGACCACACGGTCTGGTGCATCGCCGGTGACGGCTGCCTCCAGGAGGGCATCTCGGCCGAGGCCTCCTCGCTGGCCGGTCACCAGAAGCTCGGCAATCTGGTCCTGCTGTGGGACGACAACCACATCTCGATCGAGGGCGACACGGAGACGGCGGTCTCCGAGGACACCCTCCAGCGCTACGAGGCGTACGGCTGGCACGTCCAGCGCGTCCAGCAGCTGGAGAACGGTGACCTCGACCCGGTCGGCCTCTACAACGCACTGAAGGCCGCGCAGGCCGAGACCGAGCGCCCGTCCTTCATCGCGGCCCGCTCGATCATCGCCTGGCCCGCCCCGCACGCCCAGAACACGGAGGCCGCACACGGCTCGGCGCTGGGCGACGAGGAGGTCGCGGCCACCAAGCGCGTCCTGGGCTTCGACCCGGAGCAGAGCTTCGAGGTCTCCGACGAGGTCCTCGATCACACCCGTGGCGCTCTCGACCGCGGCCGTGAGGCCCGCGGCGAGTGGGAGAAGACGTTCGCCGCGTGGCGTACGGCCCACCCGGAGCGCGCAGCCGAGTTCGACCGGATCCGCTCGGGCGAGCTTCCCGAGGGCTGGGAGGACGCGCTGCCGGAGTTCGAGACGGGCAAGGGTGTCGCCACCCGTGCCGCGTCCGGCAAGGTCCTCCAGGCGCTCGGCGCGGTCGTGCCCGAGCTGTGGGGCGGCTCCGCCGACCTGGCCGGTTCGAACAACACGACGATCGACAAGACGTCGTCGTTCCTCCCCGCGGGCAACCCGCTGCCGGAGGCCGACCCGTACGGCCGGACCATTCACTTCGGCATCCGCGAGCACGCGATGGCCGCAGTCATGAACGGCATCGCTCTGCACGGCAACACCCGCGTCTACGGCGGCACCTTCCTGGTGTTCTCCGACTACATGCGCAACGCCGTGCGGCTCTCCGCCCTGATGCACCTGCCGGTCACCTACGTGTGGACGCACGACTCGATCGGCCTCGGCGAGGACGGCCCGACCCACCAGCCGGTGGAGCACCTGGCATCGCTGCGCGCCATCCCGGGCCTGAACATCGTGCGCCCGGCCGACGCCAACGAGACCGCGATCGCCTGGCGCGAGATCCTCAAGCGGTACACCAAGGAGTTCGGCAAGGGCGCCCCGCACGGCCTCGCGCTGACCCGCCAGGGCGTGCCGACCTACGAGTGCAACGAGGACGCGGCCAAGGGCGGCTACGTGCTCCTCGAGGCCGAGGGCGGCGACGCCCAGGTGGTGCTGATCGGCACCGGCTCCGAGGTCCAGCTGGCCGTCGGCGCCCGTGAGCAGCTCCAGGCGGCCGGTATCCCGGCCCGTGTGGTCTCCATGCCCTCGGTCGAGTGGTTCGAGGAGCAGGACCAGGGGTACCGGGACTCGGTGCTTCCCCCGTCGCTCAAGGCGCGAGTCGCGGTCGAGGCCGGCATCGGTCTGACCTGGCACCGTTACGTCGGTGACGCCGGACGCATCGTCTCGCTGGAGCACTTCGGCGCTTCCGCGGACGGCAAGGTCCTGTTCCGCGAGTTCGGTTTCACCGCCGAGGCCGTGGCCGCCGCAGCGCGGGAATCGATCGAAGCCGCCGCGCGCTGA
- a CDS encoding heme o synthase — translation MTAVESRPAGVVLATGPGGHRPFGARAKAFVALTKPRIIELLLITTVPVMFLAEQGVPDLWLVLATCLGGYLSAGGANALNMYIDRDIDALMDRTSQRPLVTGMVSPREGLVFGLTLAVVSTLWFGLLVNWLSAALSLGALLFYVVVYTMILKRRTAQNIVWGGIAGCMPVLIGWSSVTNSMSWAAVILFLVIFFWTPPHYWPLSMKVKDDYARVGVPMLPVVAGNRVVARQIVLYSWVMVAVSLLLTPLGYTGWFYTAVALVSGGWWLWEAHALQSRAKAGETGGKLKEMRLFHWSITYVSLLFVAVAVDPFLR, via the coding sequence GTGACGGCCGTCGAGTCCCGACCCGCGGGGGTCGTCCTGGCTACCGGCCCGGGGGGCCATCGGCCGTTCGGGGCCCGCGCCAAGGCGTTCGTGGCACTGACCAAGCCGCGGATCATCGAACTGCTGCTGATCACCACCGTTCCGGTGATGTTCCTTGCCGAGCAGGGTGTTCCCGACCTGTGGCTCGTGCTCGCCACGTGCCTCGGTGGATACCTGTCCGCCGGCGGCGCCAACGCGCTCAACATGTACATCGACCGCGACATCGACGCCTTGATGGACCGCACCTCGCAGCGGCCGCTCGTCACCGGCATGGTGTCCCCGCGCGAAGGCCTCGTCTTCGGACTGACCCTCGCCGTGGTCTCCACGCTCTGGTTCGGGCTGCTGGTCAACTGGCTGTCGGCCGCGCTGTCGCTCGGCGCACTGCTCTTCTACGTCGTCGTCTACACGATGATCCTCAAGCGCCGCACCGCGCAGAACATCGTCTGGGGCGGCATCGCCGGCTGCATGCCGGTCCTGATCGGCTGGTCCTCGGTCACGAACTCGATGTCGTGGGCAGCCGTCATCCTCTTCCTCGTCATCTTCTTCTGGACGCCGCCGCACTACTGGCCGCTGTCGATGAAGGTGAAGGACGACTACGCGAGGGTCGGTGTGCCGATGCTCCCGGTCGTCGCGGGCAACAGGGTCGTCGCCCGGCAGATCGTCCTCTACAGCTGGGTCATGGTCGCCGTCTCGCTGCTGCTGACGCCCCTCGGCTACACCGGCTGGTTCTACACGGCGGTCGCGCTGGTCTCCGGCGGCTGGTGGCTGTGGGAGGCGCACGCGCTGCAGAGCAGGGCGAAGGCGGGCGAGACGGGCGGCAAGCTCAAGGAGATGCGCCTCTTCCACTGGTCCATCACCTATGTGTCGCTGCTGTTCGTGGCCGTCGCGGTGGACCCCTTCCTGCGCTGA
- a CDS encoding amidohydrolase family protein, translating into MIDAASSVRLVDQYCHGVLRTELGLGTFETYLGPAAGAPPASGTTFFDTQTGFAVRRWCPPLLGLEPHCPPAHYLARRRELGVVEAGRRLLRGTGIATYLVDTGLPGDLAGPAELAAAGAAQAREIVRLELLAEQVADTSGTVESFLANLAEAVHGAAGSAVAFTTVAAGRPADRPEPPGPGEVRGAAGRWLAGRRVGDPLTDPVLLRHLLWAALATGLPLQLHIGVRDPMSLAGFAAATAGLGTDLVLLHGYPHHRSAAQLAGAYPHVYADLGPALGQTGARAAAVLAEILELAPFGKLLFSSGARGLPELHVVGARSFRDALGRVLGGWVADGAWSRGDAERVVTMLAAGNAGRVYGLTG; encoded by the coding sequence ATGATCGACGCCGCGTCCTCTGTGCGTCTGGTCGACCAGTACTGCCACGGGGTGCTCCGCACGGAACTGGGCCTCGGCACCTTCGAGACGTACCTGGGCCCCGCCGCCGGGGCCCCACCGGCCTCCGGCACCACCTTCTTCGACACCCAGACCGGCTTCGCGGTCCGGCGCTGGTGCCCGCCGCTGCTGGGGCTCGAACCGCACTGCCCGCCCGCCCACTACCTGGCCCGCCGTCGCGAGCTCGGAGTGGTCGAGGCGGGCAGACGCCTTCTGCGGGGCACCGGGATCGCCACCTACCTCGTGGACACCGGCCTGCCCGGGGACCTCGCGGGCCCCGCGGAACTCGCCGCGGCCGGAGCGGCCCAGGCGCGCGAGATCGTCCGCCTCGAGCTGCTCGCGGAGCAGGTCGCGGACACCTCGGGCACCGTCGAATCCTTCCTCGCGAACCTCGCGGAGGCCGTCCACGGGGCAGCCGGCTCGGCCGTCGCCTTCACCACCGTCGCCGCCGGCCGGCCGGCGGACCGGCCGGAGCCACCGGGACCCGGCGAGGTACGCGGAGCGGCCGGCCGCTGGCTCGCCGGCCGCAGGGTGGGCGACCCGCTCACCGATCCGGTCCTGCTGAGGCACCTGCTGTGGGCCGCCCTCGCCACGGGCCTGCCGCTGCAACTGCACATCGGCGTACGGGACCCGATGTCGCTCGCGGGGTTCGCCGCGGCGACCGCCGGCCTCGGCACGGACCTGGTCCTGCTGCACGGCTACCCGCACCACCGCAGCGCCGCGCAACTCGCCGGCGCGTACCCGCACGTCTACGCCGACCTCGGCCCCGCCCTCGGGCAGACCGGGGCGAGGGCGGCGGCGGTCCTGGCGGAGATCCTCGAACTCGCACCCTTCGGCAAGCTCCTGTTCTCCAGCGGCGCGCGGGGCCTGCCGGAGCTCCATGTCGTGGGAGCGCGGTCCTTCCGCGACGCGCTCGGCCGGGTGCTCGGCGGCTGGGTCGCGGACGGCGCGTGGTCGCGGGGCGACGCGGAGCGGGTGGTGACGATGCTGGCGGCGGGGAACGCGGGGCGGGTGTACGGGCTGACGGGCTGA
- a CDS encoding COX15/CtaA family protein, with amino-acid sequence MHKGPLTIGPVQTPLAYIAQRWTPSPKILRRAALSAIVMTVVIIVTGGAVRLTGSGLGCDTWPKCTDDSLFATPEQGLHGAIEFGNRMLTYVLSAAVGWAIIAVRAVKPRRRGLTRLAWVQFWIVMGNAVIGGVTVWAGLNPWSVAGHFLLANALLTVATVTWVRTHEGDGAPRPRVPRPVRRLSWAIVAVSAVLITLGTTVTGSGKHAGDSSDVPRMPWDWSAAAHVHAIAAWVVCALAVAMWLVLRVVDAPDDTRARARDLLLVVLLQGVLGYVQYFTGVPELLVGAHMLGSSLMWIAVLRLALSLREREALPLPTTTPRGADALTSA; translated from the coding sequence GTGCACAAGGGCCCGCTTACGATAGGGCCCGTGCAGACCCCCCTCGCCTATATCGCCCAGCGCTGGACACCGTCGCCCAAAATCCTGCGGCGTGCCGCGCTCTCCGCCATCGTGATGACCGTCGTCATCATCGTCACCGGCGGCGCCGTACGGCTCACCGGCTCCGGCCTCGGCTGCGACACCTGGCCCAAGTGCACGGACGACAGCCTCTTCGCCACACCCGAGCAGGGCCTCCACGGCGCGATCGAGTTCGGCAACCGGATGCTGACGTACGTCCTGTCGGCGGCCGTCGGCTGGGCGATCATCGCGGTGCGCGCCGTGAAGCCGCGGCGACGCGGTCTCACCAGGCTGGCCTGGGTTCAGTTCTGGATCGTCATGGGGAACGCCGTCATCGGCGGCGTCACGGTGTGGGCGGGTCTCAACCCGTGGTCCGTGGCCGGCCACTTCCTGCTGGCCAACGCGCTGCTCACGGTCGCGACGGTCACCTGGGTGCGCACCCATGAAGGCGACGGCGCACCGCGGCCGCGGGTCCCGCGGCCGGTCCGCAGGCTGTCCTGGGCGATCGTCGCGGTCTCCGCGGTCCTGATCACCCTCGGCACCACGGTGACCGGCTCCGGCAAGCACGCGGGCGACAGCAGCGACGTCCCGCGCATGCCGTGGGACTGGTCCGCCGCCGCCCACGTCCACGCGATCGCCGCGTGGGTGGTGTGTGCGCTGGCCGTCGCGATGTGGCTCGTCCTGCGCGTGGTCGACGCCCCCGACGACACGCGCGCCCGCGCCCGCGACCTGCTGCTGGTGGTGCTGCTCCAGGGCGTGCTCGGCTACGTCCAGTACTTCACCGGGGTGCCGGAGCTGCTGGTCGGCGCGCACATGCTCGGTTCCTCGCTGATGTGGATCGCGGTGCTGAGGCTGGCGCTGAGTCTGCGGGAGCGGGAGGCACTGCCGCTGCCGACCACGACGCCGCGGGGCGCTGACGCCCTGACCTCGGCCTGA
- a CDS encoding ABC transporter permease: MSAGTYTPAPGAAPLGRMIVSQAAFETKMLLRNGEQLLLTVVIPSLVLVLFSTVDVVDTGEGRAVDFLAPGVLALAVMSTAFTGQAIATGFERRYGVLKRLGASPIPRWALMTAKTLSVLVTELLQVVLLTVIAFALGWSPQGGPLAVLLLLVLGTAAFSGLGLLMAGTLKAEVTLAAANLVFLLLLVGGGVIVPLDRFPDGVASVLGLLPISALSDGLRDVLGHGAGMPWGNLGILALWAVLGLGAAARTFRWE; this comes from the coding sequence ATGAGCGCCGGCACGTACACACCGGCGCCCGGCGCCGCACCGCTGGGCCGCATGATCGTCTCGCAGGCCGCCTTCGAGACGAAGATGCTGCTGCGCAACGGCGAACAGCTGCTGCTCACCGTCGTCATCCCGTCGCTGGTGCTGGTGCTGTTCTCCACCGTCGACGTCGTCGACACCGGAGAGGGACGGGCGGTCGACTTCCTCGCCCCCGGTGTCCTCGCACTGGCCGTGATGTCCACCGCCTTCACCGGCCAGGCCATCGCCACCGGGTTCGAGCGCCGCTACGGGGTGCTCAAGCGGCTCGGGGCCTCACCGATCCCCCGCTGGGCCCTCATGACCGCCAAGACGCTCTCCGTCCTGGTCACGGAGCTCCTCCAGGTGGTCCTTCTGACCGTCATCGCGTTCGCGCTCGGCTGGTCGCCGCAGGGCGGCCCTCTCGCCGTACTGCTGCTGCTCGTCCTCGGCACCGCCGCCTTCTCCGGCCTCGGCCTGCTCATGGCCGGCACGCTCAAGGCCGAGGTGACCCTCGCGGCTGCCAACCTCGTCTTCCTGCTGCTGCTCGTCGGCGGCGGGGTGATCGTGCCGCTGGACAGGTTCCCCGACGGCGTCGCGTCCGTGCTGGGACTGCTGCCCATCTCCGCGCTCTCCGACGGACTTCGTGACGTCCTCGGACACGGAGCGGGCATGCCGTGGGGCAATCTGGGCATCCTCGCCCTCTGGGCGGTGCTCGGACTGGGCGCGGCCGCCCGGACCTTCCGCTGGGAGTGA
- a CDS encoding ABC transporter ATP-binding protein: protein MLSEPAVRIRGLVKRYGPKTAVDGLDLDVAPGSVTAVLGPNGAGKTTTIETCEGYRRADGGTVRVLGLDPVADAARLRPRVGVMLQSGGVYSGARADEMLRHMASLHARPLDVDALIERLGLGSCGRTTYRRLSGGQQQRLALAMAVVGRPELVFLDEPTAGLDPQARRASWELVRELRADGVTTVLTTHFMDEAEELADHIAIIDAGRVVAQGSTEELCRGGAENTLRFTGRPGLDVGSLLKALPDGSAAAELTPGEYRITGEVDPQLLATVTSWCAQHGVLPHGISVERHTLEDVFLELTGKELRG, encoded by the coding sequence ATGCTGAGCGAGCCTGCCGTCCGGATCCGGGGCCTGGTCAAGCGGTACGGACCCAAGACCGCCGTGGACGGCCTGGATCTCGATGTCGCACCCGGCTCCGTGACCGCCGTCCTCGGGCCCAACGGGGCCGGCAAGACCACCACGATCGAGACCTGCGAGGGCTACCGCCGCGCCGACGGCGGCACTGTGCGGGTCCTCGGCCTGGACCCGGTCGCCGACGCCGCGCGACTGCGGCCCCGCGTCGGCGTGATGCTCCAGTCGGGTGGCGTCTACTCCGGCGCCCGCGCCGACGAGATGCTCCGCCACATGGCCTCCCTGCACGCCCGCCCCCTGGACGTGGACGCCCTGATCGAGCGCCTCGGCCTCGGCAGCTGCGGGCGCACGACGTACCGGCGGCTCTCCGGCGGCCAGCAGCAACGCCTCGCGCTGGCCATGGCCGTGGTCGGCCGCCCCGAGCTGGTCTTCCTCGATGAGCCCACCGCCGGTCTCGACCCTCAGGCCCGCCGCGCCTCCTGGGAGCTCGTCCGCGAACTGCGCGCGGACGGTGTCACCACCGTGCTGACCACGCACTTCATGGACGAGGCCGAGGAACTCGCCGACCACATCGCGATCATCGACGCCGGCCGGGTGGTCGCCCAGGGCAGCACGGAGGAGCTGTGCCGCGGCGGCGCGGAGAACACCCTGCGCTTCACCGGACGCCCCGGACTCGACGTCGGCTCACTGCTCAAGGCGCTCCCCGACGGCTCGGCGGCGGCGGAGCTCACACCGGGCGAGTACCGGATCACCGGCGAGGTCGATCCGCAGCTCCTTGCGACGGTCACCTCATGGTGCGCCCAGCACGGCGTACTGCCGCACGGCATCTCGGTGGAGCGGCACACCCTCGAGGACGTGTTCCTCGAGCTGACGGGCAAGGAGCTGCGCGGATGA
- a CDS encoding metalloregulator ArsR/SmtB family transcription factor — protein sequence MKNVGEAPQEELATGERSTRNRVARSILDHGPSTVADLAGRLGLTQAAVRRHLDSLVSENVVEAREQRVYGARTRGRPAKVFALTDCGRDAFDQSYDTLAVDALRWIEENAGGEAAVAAFARDRIAAQAVAYRAAVEAAAPEERTEALAKALSADGYAATARSAPVGEQLCQHHCPVAHAAEKYPQLCEAETEVFSRLLGTHVQRLATIAHGDGVCTTFIPRGAPPQGGTSPPPGDPPGDSTTQTRTTPSASASTAGRNPA from the coding sequence GTGAAAAACGTCGGCGAGGCCCCCCAGGAGGAACTCGCGACCGGTGAGCGTTCGACGCGCAACCGTGTCGCGCGCTCCATCCTGGACCACGGACCGTCCACCGTGGCCGATCTCGCAGGGCGTCTGGGGCTGACCCAGGCAGCCGTCCGCCGGCACCTCGACTCCCTCGTCTCCGAGAACGTCGTGGAGGCGCGCGAGCAGCGCGTCTACGGCGCCCGCACCCGCGGCAGGCCCGCCAAGGTGTTCGCCCTGACGGACTGCGGCCGGGACGCCTTCGACCAGTCGTACGACACTCTGGCCGTCGACGCCCTCAGGTGGATCGAGGAGAACGCCGGAGGAGAGGCGGCCGTCGCCGCTTTCGCCCGGGACCGGATCGCGGCGCAGGCCGTGGCCTACCGCGCGGCCGTCGAGGCCGCGGCGCCCGAGGAGCGTACGGAAGCGCTGGCGAAGGCCCTGAGCGCCGACGGGTACGCTGCTACGGCCCGCAGCGCGCCGGTCGGCGAGCAGCTCTGCCAGCACCACTGCCCGGTCGCCCACGCGGCCGAGAAGTACCCGCAGCTGTGCGAGGCGGAGACCGAGGTCTTCTCGCGCCTCCTCGGGACACACGTGCAGCGGCTCGCCACCATCGCCCACGGCGACGGCGTCTGCACCACGTTCATCCCGCGCGGTGCGCCGCCCCAGGGCGGCACCTCGCCCCCACCGGGCGACCCGCCCGGCGACAGCACCACACAGACCCGCACCACACCATCAGCTTCTGCAAGCACGGCCGGGAGGAACCCCGCATGA
- the sufB gene encoding Fe-S cluster assembly protein SufB, translated as MTLPTETAHPELEGLGKYEFGWADSDAAGAAAKRGLSEDVVRDISAKKNEPEWMLKLRLKGLRLFDKKPMPSWGSDLSGIDFDNIKYFVRSTEAQAASWEELPEDIKNTYDKLGIPEAEKQRLVAGVAAQYESEVVYHQIREDLEEQGVIFLDTDTALKEHPELFQEYFGTVIPVGDNKFASLNTAVWSGGSFIYVPKGVHVDIPLQAYFRINTENMGQFERTLIIVDEDAYVHYVEGCTAPIYSSDSLHSAVVEIIVKKGGRCRYTTIQNWSNNVYNLVTKRAVAYEGATMEWVDGNIGSKVTMKYPAVYLMGEHAKGETLSIAFAGEGQHQDAGAKMVHMAPNTSSNIVSKSVARGGGRTSYRGLIEIGEGAPGAKSNVLCDALLVDTISRSDTYPYVDVREDDVSMGHEATVSKVSEDQLFYLMSRGMTEFEAMAMIVRGFVEPIAKELPMEYALELNRLIELQMEGSVG; from the coding sequence ATGACTCTCCCCACGGAGACTGCCCACCCCGAACTCGAGGGTCTGGGTAAGTACGAATTCGGCTGGGCCGACTCCGACGCGGCGGGTGCCGCGGCCAAGCGCGGTCTCTCCGAGGACGTCGTCCGCGACATCTCCGCGAAGAAGAACGAGCCGGAGTGGATGCTGAAGCTGCGGCTGAAGGGTCTGCGCCTCTTCGACAAGAAGCCCATGCCCAGCTGGGGCTCCGACCTCTCCGGCATCGACTTCGACAACATCAAGTACTTCGTGCGCTCCACCGAGGCCCAGGCCGCCTCGTGGGAGGAGCTGCCCGAGGACATCAAGAACACCTACGACAAGCTCGGCATCCCGGAGGCGGAGAAGCAGCGCCTGGTCGCCGGTGTCGCCGCGCAGTACGAGTCCGAGGTCGTCTACCACCAGATCCGCGAGGACCTGGAGGAGCAGGGCGTCATCTTCCTCGACACGGACACCGCGCTGAAGGAGCACCCGGAGCTCTTCCAGGAGTACTTCGGCACGGTCATCCCGGTCGGCGACAACAAGTTCGCGTCGCTGAACACGGCCGTGTGGTCCGGCGGGTCGTTCATCTACGTCCCCAAGGGCGTCCACGTGGACATCCCGCTGCAGGCCTACTTCCGTATCAACACGGAGAACATGGGCCAGTTCGAGCGGACGCTGATCATCGTCGACGAGGACGCCTACGTCCACTACGTCGAGGGCTGCACCGCCCCGATCTACTCCTCGGACTCGCTGCACAGCGCCGTGGTCGAGATCATCGTCAAGAAGGGCGGCCGCTGCCGCTACACGACCATCCAGAACTGGTCGAACAACGTCTACAACCTGGTCACCAAGCGCGCCGTGGCGTACGAGGGCGCGACCATGGAGTGGGTCGACGGCAACATCGGCTCCAAGGTGACCATGAAGTACCCCGCCGTCTACCTGATGGGCGAGCACGCCAAGGGCGAGACCCTGTCCATCGCCTTCGCGGGCGAGGGCCAGCACCAGGACGCCGGCGCCAAGATGGTCCACATGGCCCCGAACACCTCGTCCAACATCGTCTCCAAGTCGGTGGCGCGAGGCGGCGGCCGTACGTCCTACCGCGGTCTGATCGAGATCGGCGAGGGCGCGCCGGGCGCGAAGTCCAACGTGCTCTGCGACGCGCTGCTGGTCGACACGATCTCCCGCTCGGACACCTACCCGTACGTCGACGTCCGAGAGGACGACGTCTCCATGGGTCACGAGGCGACCGTCTCCAAGGTCTCCGAGGACCAGCTCTTCTACCTGATGAGCCGCGGCATGACCGAGTTCGAGGCGATGGCGATGATCGTGCGCGGCTTCGTCGAGCCGATCGCCAAGGAACTCCCCATGGAGTACGCGCTGGAGCTCAACCGGCTGATCGAGCTGCAGATGGAGGGCTCGGTGGGCTGA
- the sufD gene encoding Fe-S cluster assembly protein SufD yields MAEAQNIPVGSTTAGSIAVAAESTVATRMSAPPSFDVADFPVPHGREEEWRFTPLERLAGLHDGTAVATGNGIKVDIDAPEGVTVETVGRDDARLGKAGTPVDRVAAQAYSSFEQATVVTVPKETQLAEPIRIAVHGEGGTAFGHQVVELGAFAEAVVVIDHTGDAVLAANVDYILGDGAKLTVVLVQDWDDKAVHIAQHNALVGRDASFKSVVVTFGGDVVRLHPRVSYAGTGGEAELFGLYFTDKGQHQEHRLLVDHNMPHCKSNAVYKGALQGDDAHAVWIGDVLIRAVAEGTDTYEMNRNLVLTDGARVDSVPNLEIETGEIAGAGHASATGRFDDEQLFYLMARGIPAAEARRLVVRGFFAELVQQIGLPDVEERLLAKIDAELEASVLEASA; encoded by the coding sequence ATGGCTGAGGCTCAGAACATCCCGGTGGGCTCCACCACCGCCGGCTCGATCGCGGTGGCCGCCGAGTCGACCGTCGCCACCCGTATGAGTGCGCCCCCGTCCTTCGACGTGGCGGACTTCCCGGTCCCGCACGGCCGTGAGGAGGAGTGGCGGTTCACGCCGCTGGAGCGCCTCGCCGGTCTGCACGACGGCACCGCCGTCGCGACCGGCAACGGGATCAAGGTCGACATCGACGCCCCCGAGGGCGTCACCGTCGAGACCGTGGGCCGCGACGACGCGCGGCTCGGCAAGGCCGGCACGCCGGTGGACCGGGTCGCCGCCCAGGCGTACTCCTCCTTCGAGCAGGCCACGGTCGTGACCGTGCCGAAGGAGACGCAGCTCGCCGAGCCGATCCGCATCGCGGTGCACGGAGAGGGCGGCACGGCCTTCGGCCACCAGGTCGTCGAGCTCGGCGCCTTCGCGGAGGCGGTCGTGGTCATCGACCACACCGGCGACGCCGTGCTGGCGGCGAACGTCGACTACATCCTGGGCGACGGCGCCAAGCTGACCGTCGTCCTGGTCCAGGACTGGGACGACAAGGCCGTCCACATCGCCCAGCACAACGCGCTGGTCGGTCGGGACGCCTCCTTCAAGTCGGTCGTGGTCACCTTCGGCGGCGACGTCGTGCGGCTCCACCCGCGCGTCTCCTACGCCGGCACCGGCGGTGAGGCCGAGCTCTTCGGCCTGTACTTCACCGACAAGGGCCAGCACCAGGAGCACCGCCTCCTCGTGGACCACAACATGCCGCACTGCAAGTCGAACGCCGTCTACAAGGGCGCGCTGCAGGGCGACGACGCGCACGCGGTGTGGATCGGCGACGTGCTCATCCGCGCCGTGGCCGAGGGCACCGACACCTACGAGATGAACCGCAACCTGGTCCTCACGGACGGTGCGCGGGTCGACTCGGTGCCGAACCTCGAGATCGAGACCGGCGAGATCGCCGGCGCCGGTCACGCGTCCGCCACCGGCCGCTTCGACGACGAGCAGTTGTTCTACCTGATGGCCCGCGGCATCCCGGCGGCCGAGGCCCGGCGCCTCGTCGTCCGCGGCTTCTTCGCCGAGCTGGTCCAGCAGATCGGTCTGCCGGACGTCGAGGAGCGCCTGCTCGCCAAGATCGACGCCGAGCTGGAGGCGTCGGTACTGGAGGCGTCCGCCTGA
- a CDS encoding non-heme iron oxygenase ferredoxin subunit: MAFVKACALSELEEDTPKRVELDGTPVSVVRTEGEVFAIHDICSHANVSLSEGEVDDCQIECWLHGSAFDLRTGKPSGLPATRPVPVYPVKIEGDDVLVSVTQES, from the coding sequence ATGGCCTTCGTCAAAGCCTGTGCGCTGAGCGAGCTGGAGGAGGACACCCCGAAGCGGGTGGAACTCGACGGCACGCCGGTGTCCGTGGTGCGCACGGAGGGCGAGGTGTTCGCCATCCACGACATCTGCTCGCACGCCAACGTCTCCCTCTCGGAGGGCGAGGTGGACGACTGCCAGATCGAGTGCTGGCTGCACGGCAGCGCCTTCGACCTCCGTACCGGCAAGCCGTCGGGCCTTCCCGCGACGCGCCCCGTCCCCGTATACCCCGTCAAGATCGAAGGGGACGATGTGCTCGTCTCCGTCACCCAGGAGTCCTGA